The Corallococcus silvisoli genome contains a region encoding:
- a CDS encoding GNAT family N-acetyltransferase, which translates to MIQDFERATTERLLLRAVSANDLEAVFALHSDPATNRFSRAGYMRTLDDARKTLGLWLEDWAREGVGYWLVERLDAPGVVVGLGGVRHKELEGQRVLNLAYRFAPQTWGAGYATEVSRFALALAAKHLPDVPLVAIIHPDNTASLRVVERLGMRLDRTIDYDGCPSRLFVTG; encoded by the coding sequence ATGATTCAGGACTTCGAGCGCGCGACGACCGAACGGCTGCTGCTCCGCGCGGTGAGCGCAAATGACCTGGAGGCGGTGTTCGCGCTCCACTCGGACCCGGCGACGAACCGGTTCAGCCGCGCCGGATACATGCGCACGCTGGACGACGCGCGGAAGACCTTGGGGCTGTGGCTGGAGGACTGGGCGCGCGAGGGCGTCGGCTACTGGCTGGTGGAGCGGCTGGATGCGCCCGGCGTCGTCGTCGGACTCGGCGGTGTGCGCCACAAGGAGCTCGAGGGGCAGCGGGTGCTGAACCTCGCCTACCGCTTCGCTCCCCAGACCTGGGGCGCCGGCTATGCAACCGAGGTCTCCCGCTTCGCCCTGGCGCTGGCCGCGAAGCACCTCCCGGACGTCCCCCTGGTGGCCATCATCCACCCGGACAACACGGCGTCCCTGCGCGTGGTGGAGCGGCTTGGGATGCGGCTCGACCGCACCATCGACTACGACGGCTGCCCGAGCCGCTTGTTCGTGACGGGCTGA